The following proteins are encoded in a genomic region of Flammeovirga pectinis:
- a CDS encoding SiaB family protein kinase, translating into MKYIYELHRTMLDKDLILIYEGEITQDITKSVLSMAERNMDSYGEQSKIKRKVFNVMVECLQNISKYAVPMEPTSDKKNSAVFMIGKEDDSYFITSGNPILSKNVKDIANRLERINDLDKDGLKNLYKDIIKNGKISAKGGAGLGFIDMARKSGEKLRFDFEPINDEFTFFSLKTTIPRKLK; encoded by the coding sequence ATGAAATACATCTACGAACTTCACAGAACAATGCTTGATAAAGATCTTATCCTTATTTATGAAGGAGAGATCACGCAAGACATAACCAAATCTGTCTTATCCATGGCCGAAAGGAATATGGATTCATATGGAGAACAATCAAAGATCAAGAGAAAGGTCTTTAATGTTATGGTTGAATGTTTGCAAAACATCAGTAAATATGCTGTCCCGATGGAACCAACTTCTGATAAAAAGAACAGTGCTGTCTTTATGATCGGCAAAGAAGATGATTCTTATTTTATCACATCGGGAAACCCAATACTTTCTAAAAATGTAAAAGACATTGCTAACAGATTAGAAAGAATTAATGACCTTGATAAAGACGGTCTTAAAAATTTATATAAAGACATTATCAAAAATGGCAAGATCTCTGCTAAAGGTGGTGCAGGTCTTGGTTTTATTGATATGGCACGAAAATCAGGCGAGAAACTTCGTTTTGATTTTGAACCCATCAATGATGAGTTCACATTTTTTTCTCTTAAAACGACAATTCCAAGGAAACTAAAATAA
- a CDS encoding DUF1987 domain-containing protein: MKVLNLAGTEDTPKVILDKDNELFEISGRSLPEDSAEFFAPILNWIDGYSEEALSSTKFLFKLEYFNTASSKLILDVLSKLEEIEGVTVVWYYHEDDEDMQEAGEEFEELVELEFEFETY; this comes from the coding sequence ATGAAAGTCCTTAATCTAGCCGGCACGGAGGATACACCAAAAGTCATCTTGGACAAAGACAACGAATTGTTTGAGATTTCAGGTAGATCACTTCCTGAAGATTCTGCAGAATTCTTTGCACCAATTTTAAATTGGATCGACGGTTATTCTGAAGAAGCATTATCGAGTACTAAGTTTTTATTTAAACTTGAGTATTTCAATACAGCCTCATCAAAACTTATTTTAGATGTTTTATCTAAATTAGAAGAAATCGAAGGAGTAACTGTAGTATGGTATTATCATGAAGATGATGAAGACATGCAAGAAGCAGGTGAAGAATTCGAAGAATTAGTCGAATTAGAATTTGAATTCGAAACGTACTAA
- a CDS encoding ATP-binding cassette domain-containing protein, translating to MSEEILKALTQLFAIISTQDEGLTSVERDFVIKFLNQELEKRSVEEYIQLYDQLIQDEEDRIAKRKAKAAKKRAAKGESADADNALTDAVSVRNSVRTLSLCRKINKTLDQKQKTIVMVKLLELVSSDKSFTPQRMDIIHTVADVFNIPSPEYKLLERFIIETHSSKIDNEDILIFDDEMPPEGSKIKFIDSGLLDGEIIFIRLKSVALYFTKYTGKDTIYLNGQPVAANTIHLFSPGSIFKTPKGAPLYYSDLVNKYNSDEINGNISFIVENLEYKFPNGGIGLRDINFGENSGQLIGIMGASGAGKTTLLNVLAGLETPSGGEVRINGYNIHKEKHKIEGVIGYIAQDDLLIEELTVFQNLFYNAKLCFKDMSEEELTNKVTEVLESLGLDRIAHLVVGNVLNKKISGGQRKRLNIALELIREPAVMFVDEPTSGLSSRDSENVIDLLKELSLKGKLIFVVIHQPSSDIYKMFDKMWLLDTGGYPVFYGNPIEAITHFKSAAGQVDSDQGQCNTCGNVNPEQLFNIIEAQVVDEYGEFTNKRKATPEDWYRIYTETFEKPDVEEVHVDPPKTLRIPSKLKQTAIFTVRDFLSKFSNKQYLLINLLEAPFLALLLSWIIYYIKDGDTEYLFRHNENVPAYILIAILVALFMGMTVSAEEIIKDRKIKKRESFLNLSRSSYLFSKLFILFGFSAVQTATFVLIGNTILEIPDLSFAYWLVLFSVSCHANMIGLNISSAFNSAITVYILIPILLIPQMILSGLIFDFSKLNNTISQHGKTPLIADVMTSRWAYEALSVEQYKNNRYEKPFFDIDMKLSQSNYKSAYWEPKMEEILYDVQLNSKNTNDSTAKILKSDILTLTNEINSDLFFTTHSDKKELALDYLSDGKVSSNEGNKLRKIFYESSIFYNDILIKAEEERDTKIYKMKKELGDKFDLSKSKNLYYNNQLETFVKNKNVLNRTVVDHNRIVQLIDPIFFIKENTSGPLDYRTHLFAPVKKVFGTYIDTFAFNVLMIWLMSLILYLTLYFELLKKFIEGVEVLLSRIMSKEA from the coding sequence ATGAGTGAAGAAATACTAAAAGCACTGACGCAATTATTTGCAATTATATCTACTCAAGACGAAGGTTTAACTTCAGTAGAGAGAGATTTTGTTATCAAGTTCCTTAATCAGGAACTTGAAAAACGATCAGTCGAAGAATATATCCAATTGTATGATCAGCTTATTCAAGATGAAGAAGATCGTATTGCTAAGAGAAAAGCAAAAGCTGCGAAGAAAAGAGCTGCTAAAGGAGAATCTGCGGATGCTGACAACGCATTAACAGATGCTGTTTCAGTACGTAATTCAGTGCGTACCTTATCACTTTGTAGAAAGATTAACAAAACACTAGATCAAAAGCAAAAAACCATTGTTATGGTTAAACTTTTGGAACTAGTCTCTTCTGACAAATCATTTACTCCTCAGCGTATGGATATTATCCATACAGTTGCAGATGTATTTAATATACCTTCTCCAGAATATAAATTATTAGAAAGATTTATAATCGAGACACATTCATCAAAAATTGACAATGAGGATATCCTTATTTTCGATGATGAAATGCCACCAGAAGGAAGCAAAATTAAATTTATTGATTCTGGTTTACTTGATGGAGAAATCATCTTTATTCGCCTAAAAAGTGTTGCTTTATACTTCACTAAATATACAGGTAAAGATACCATTTACTTAAATGGACAACCTGTGGCAGCGAATACAATTCACCTCTTCTCTCCAGGTAGTATTTTTAAAACACCAAAAGGTGCACCTCTATACTATAGTGATCTTGTAAACAAGTATAATTCTGATGAAATTAATGGCAACATTTCTTTCATTGTAGAAAACTTAGAATATAAATTCCCGAATGGAGGTATAGGACTAAGAGATATTAATTTTGGTGAAAATTCAGGTCAGCTAATTGGTATTATGGGCGCTTCTGGTGCTGGTAAAACTACACTTTTAAATGTACTAGCAGGCTTAGAGACACCTTCCGGAGGAGAAGTAAGAATTAATGGATATAATATCCATAAAGAAAAGCATAAAATTGAAGGTGTTATTGGGTATATAGCTCAAGACGATCTTTTAATTGAAGAACTCACAGTATTCCAAAACTTATTTTATAATGCTAAGCTCTGTTTTAAAGACATGAGCGAAGAAGAATTAACAAATAAGGTTACTGAGGTTCTAGAAAGTTTAGGACTTGATAGAATTGCTCATTTAGTTGTGGGTAATGTTCTTAATAAAAAAATATCTGGCGGCCAAAGAAAACGTCTGAATATAGCATTAGAATTAATTCGTGAACCAGCAGTAATGTTTGTTGATGAACCAACTTCTGGTTTATCATCACGTGATTCTGAAAATGTAATTGACTTACTAAAAGAACTTTCTTTAAAAGGAAAATTAATTTTCGTTGTTATTCATCAACCATCATCAGACATCTACAAAATGTTTGATAAGATGTGGTTGCTCGATACAGGTGGATATCCGGTATTTTATGGTAACCCAATTGAAGCAATTACTCATTTTAAGAGTGCTGCTGGACAGGTTGATAGTGATCAAGGACAATGTAATACCTGTGGTAATGTAAACCCCGAACAGCTTTTCAATATTATTGAAGCACAAGTGGTTGATGAATATGGTGAGTTTACAAATAAGAGGAAAGCAACTCCAGAAGATTGGTATAGAATATATACAGAAACTTTTGAGAAACCAGACGTTGAAGAAGTTCATGTAGACCCTCCTAAAACGTTAAGGATACCTTCTAAACTGAAACAAACTGCAATTTTTACAGTAAGAGATTTCTTATCTAAATTCAGTAATAAACAGTATCTTCTAATTAACTTATTAGAAGCTCCATTCTTAGCTCTATTATTATCTTGGATTATATATTATATAAAAGATGGTGATACTGAATACCTTTTCAGACACAATGAAAATGTTCCTGCTTATATATTAATAGCAATTTTAGTTGCATTATTTATGGGTATGACCGTAAGTGCTGAAGAGATAATTAAAGACAGGAAAATAAAGAAAAGGGAGTCATTCCTGAACTTAAGTAGGTCTAGTTATCTATTTTCAAAGTTATTTATCCTTTTTGGCTTTTCAGCTGTACAAACAGCAACATTTGTCTTAATTGGCAATACAATTCTTGAAATTCCAGACTTATCATTTGCCTATTGGCTAGTACTGTTTTCAGTTTCTTGCCATGCGAACATGATTGGTCTAAATATATCTTCTGCATTTAACTCTGCTATTACTGTTTACATTTTAATCCCTATTCTTTTGATTCCTCAAATGATTTTAAGTGGATTAATATTTGATTTCTCGAAATTAAACAACACAATTAGTCAGCATGGTAAAACACCATTAATTGCAGATGTTATGACATCTAGGTGGGCATACGAAGCATTATCTGTTGAACAGTACAAGAACAACAGATATGAAAAACCATTCTTTGACATTGACATGAAACTAAGTCAAAGTAATTACAAGAGTGCCTATTGGGAGCCGAAGATGGAAGAGATTTTATATGATGTACAATTAAATAGTAAAAATACTAATGATAGTACTGCTAAAATATTAAAATCTGATATTCTTACTTTAACCAATGAAATTAATTCTGATTTATTCTTTACTACTCATTCTGATAAAAAAGAATTGGCTTTAGATTATTTATCAGATGGTAAAGTATCTTCTAACGAAGGAAATAAACTTAGAAAGATTTTCTACGAGTCATCAATTTTCTATAACGATATTTTAATTAAAGCTGAGGAAGAGCGTGATACTAAGATATATAAGATGAAAAAAGAGTTAGGCGATAAGTTTGATCTTTCTAAATCTAAAAATCTTTATTACAATAATCAGCTAGAAACGTTCGTGAAAAACAAAAATGTTTTGAACAGAACTGTAGTTGATCACAATAGAATTGTTCAATTAATTGATCCTATTTTCTTCATAAAAGAGAATACTTCTGGACCACTTGATTATAGAACTCATCTTTTTGCACCTGTAAAGAAAGTATTTGGCACATATATTGACACATTTGCATTTAATGTGCTTATGATTTGGCTTATGTCACTTATACTATACCTCACATTATACTTTGAACTACTTAAAAAGTTCATTGAAGGTGTTGAAGTACTATTGTCAAGAATAATGTCAAAAGAAGCATAG
- the pheA gene encoding prephenate dehydratase, which yields MDLLSLRNQIDAIDNQVLRLLNERMNIVKQVGELKKHEKSVIYRPEREKAIIDRLTSISNDDNGTLNHSAVEAIFLEIFAVSRNIELPEKVAFLGPEGSYTHQAAENRFGAMSEYIPLKTIKSVFDNVETGRVRFGVVPIENNQEGTVAETIDQLCYRNVKIVAELPLSVNFTFASNMDDPSKITKIYSKDIAFRQCRNFIEDYFGDDIKLIQVASTSKAAKLALEEEGAAAICSQIAAKLYKLPILYNNIEDSQDNTTRFLILAKDVVNQKSGNDKTSVLAKIGDNPGDLANFLEEFRQRDINLTKIESRPAKVKDNFKYWFLVDFDGHFEESKVQEVIRVYPDTITFLGSYVKMV from the coding sequence ATGGACTTATTGTCATTAAGAAATCAGATAGATGCTATAGATAACCAAGTACTTCGTCTTTTAAACGAAAGAATGAATATCGTAAAGCAAGTTGGAGAATTAAAAAAACACGAGAAATCTGTTATTTATAGACCTGAAAGAGAAAAAGCTATTATTGATAGACTAACATCTATTTCTAATGACGATAACGGTACTTTAAACCACTCTGCAGTAGAAGCCATATTTCTTGAAATATTTGCAGTGAGTAGAAATATCGAACTTCCTGAAAAAGTTGCCTTTTTAGGACCTGAAGGAAGCTATACTCATCAAGCTGCTGAAAACCGTTTTGGTGCAATGAGTGAATACATACCTCTTAAGACCATCAAATCTGTTTTTGATAATGTAGAAACTGGACGTGTTCGTTTTGGAGTTGTTCCTATTGAAAATAATCAAGAAGGTACTGTTGCTGAAACAATTGATCAGTTATGCTATAGAAATGTCAAAATTGTGGCTGAATTACCATTATCGGTAAACTTCACATTTGCATCTAACATGGATGACCCATCAAAAATAACAAAGATCTATTCTAAGGATATTGCTTTTAGACAATGTCGTAATTTTATAGAAGATTATTTTGGTGACGATATCAAGCTAATTCAAGTTGCGTCAACTTCAAAAGCTGCTAAGTTAGCTTTAGAAGAAGAAGGTGCAGCTGCAATTTGTTCTCAAATAGCCGCAAAACTTTACAAGTTACCTATTCTTTATAATAACATTGAAGATAGTCAGGACAACACAACTCGTTTCTTGATACTCGCAAAAGATGTTGTAAATCAGAAGTCTGGTAATGATAAAACTTCAGTATTAGCAAAAATTGGAGATAATCCTGGAGATTTGGCAAACTTCTTGGAAGAATTCAGACAACGAGATATCAACCTTACAAAAATTGAGAGTAGACCAGCCAAAGTAAAAGATAATTTTAAGTACTGGTTCTTAGTTGATTTTGATGGTCACTTTGAAGAAAGTAAGGTACAAGAGGTAATTCGAGTATATCCTGACACTATTACTTTCTTAGGAAGTTATGTAAAAATGGTTTAG
- a CDS encoding PD40 domain-containing protein — MAQTIEEADKLYAEEKFYEAFEMYQKISTRNISSCVIQYKIGLCYLNSPFKQKEAIHYFNSVIKNSCNDIPSEKYYYLASLLHLEEKYIEAINTYNLYLEETENQIRDFNDIGLRIKQCENGIKLKADLSQKMTTAIMDIPINTSYDEYAPIISKLDNFIVFSSQRQRDSFNYVYGDKYTFLPQNLQSTDNDIYLSYRKGIQFSHPYPQFEDKYRQAYPLFIQDGNYMLLYIELFSDQEGKGNIYETRVKKGRWLKPKKLNNKINSSFDEKGAFIANNGTTIYFSSNRPNGFGGFDIYKAIRVGKDDWSKPINLGPTINSEYDEVYPFVHNDNKTLYYATNGALSIGGFDIVCSIKEGATWNTPFNLGKEINSPYNEYQFSQIPSKRYSYFASDRQNKQSVGGFDIYNVFKPVHKMKRAIVTGTIQVNKNGKKLPLQLKVKDSNNITFRKYVYDPSIESDKFFMILFPGKNYSITIASDDIDLYTINIDLPKDTYRYQLDKSFTINDITVLNKVVGFDVQPQSTQFEITTFDEIDNQTKEESTDARYDALLMLMEMIVDRTDKDGLASLNALDDPFLDTSLSNVSNNDPDPYYTPLLDLIEKAFNEGNSNLLTTLDSVRGDSGDKIVKLPNNTANPKSILEQRYYFADDDFDITSENKKTLKEIAEFLKSRDDIELQINWFSKKSNDEIKNQDTITQMRMNSILNYLTVSGVPQWKIRKKELLYKTSSDEACILLSVSIK; from the coding sequence ATGGCTCAAACTATTGAAGAAGCTGATAAATTATATGCAGAAGAAAAATTTTACGAGGCTTTTGAAATGTATCAAAAGATATCAACTCGTAACATTTCATCGTGCGTAATTCAATATAAAATAGGTCTATGTTATTTAAATTCTCCTTTTAAGCAGAAAGAGGCCATACATTATTTTAATTCTGTAATTAAGAATAGTTGTAATGATATTCCTTCAGAAAAATATTACTACTTAGCTTCTTTACTACATCTAGAAGAAAAGTATATTGAAGCAATTAATACCTACAATTTATATCTAGAAGAAACCGAAAATCAAATTAGGGACTTTAACGATATAGGGCTTAGAATAAAGCAATGTGAGAATGGAATAAAATTAAAAGCTGATTTGTCTCAAAAAATGACAACCGCAATTATGGATATTCCAATAAACACTTCTTACGATGAGTATGCCCCTATCATATCAAAATTAGATAACTTTATTGTTTTTAGTTCTCAAAGACAGCGTGATAGTTTTAATTATGTGTATGGAGATAAATACACATTCTTACCACAAAATCTTCAGAGTACTGATAACGATATCTATTTATCGTATAGAAAAGGAATTCAATTTTCACACCCCTACCCTCAGTTTGAAGATAAATACAGACAAGCCTACCCACTTTTTATTCAAGATGGGAACTACATGTTATTGTACATCGAACTTTTTTCAGATCAAGAAGGAAAAGGTAATATTTACGAAACAAGAGTAAAAAAAGGACGTTGGCTAAAACCGAAGAAACTAAACAATAAAATCAATTCTAGTTTTGACGAAAAGGGTGCATTCATAGCAAATAATGGCACTACAATTTACTTTTCTAGTAATAGACCAAACGGTTTTGGAGGGTTCGATATCTACAAAGCGATTCGCGTAGGTAAAGACGACTGGTCTAAACCAATTAATTTAGGACCTACAATTAATAGCGAATATGATGAGGTTTACCCTTTTGTTCATAATGATAACAAGACTCTTTATTACGCAACAAACGGTGCCCTATCAATAGGTGGGTTTGATATTGTGTGCTCAATTAAAGAAGGGGCAACTTGGAATACTCCTTTTAATTTAGGAAAAGAAATAAATTCACCTTACAACGAATATCAATTCTCTCAAATTCCAAGTAAAAGATATTCCTATTTTGCTTCTGATAGACAGAATAAACAGTCTGTAGGAGGTTTTGATATCTATAATGTGTTTAAGCCTGTTCATAAAATGAAAAGAGCAATTGTTACAGGCACAATTCAAGTTAATAAGAACGGTAAAAAACTTCCCCTTCAGCTAAAAGTTAAGGATAGCAATAATATTACATTCAGAAAATACGTATATGATCCTTCTATAGAATCTGATAAATTTTTCATGATTCTATTCCCTGGTAAAAATTACTCCATTACTATTGCTTCCGATGATATTGATCTTTATACGATCAATATTGACTTACCAAAAGACACTTACAGGTATCAACTTGATAAATCATTTACAATAAACGACATCACTGTCCTAAATAAAGTTGTTGGGTTTGATGTACAACCTCAATCGACTCAGTTTGAAATAACGACTTTTGATGAAATTGATAATCAAACCAAAGAAGAAAGTACAGATGCTCGATATGATGCACTACTTATGCTTATGGAAATGATTGTTGATAGAACAGACAAGGATGGGCTAGCCTCTTTAAATGCATTAGACGATCCATTTTTAGATACTTCCCTATCAAACGTTAGCAATAATGACCCCGATCCTTATTATACACCTTTATTAGACCTTATTGAGAAAGCATTTAATGAAGGGAATTCAAATTTACTTACTACATTAGATAGCGTAAGAGGAGACTCTGGAGATAAAATTGTTAAACTCCCAAACAATACCGCTAATCCTAAAAGTATTTTAGAACAACGTTATTATTTTGCAGATGATGATTTTGATATTACATCTGAAAATAAAAAAACATTGAAAGAAATTGCAGAATTCTTAAAATCAAGAGATGATATAGAATTGCAAATAAACTGGTTTTCAAAAAAGAGCAACGATGAAATAAAAAATCAAGATACCATTACACAAATGAGAATGAATTCGATTCTTAATTACCTTACCGTAAGTGGTGTACCTCAGTGGAAAATCAGAAAAAAAGAACTCCTTTACAAAACTTCGTCAGATGAGGCATGTATCCTTTTATCTGTAAGCATAAAATAA
- a CDS encoding YfiR family protein yields the protein MFITLFQVDTYAQFDEYERKAGMINTFAKFVNWPSQAFKEDNSLVLGILGDDPFGDVIDNMFRNRYVKGRVWKIKRAQTIKELKGSHIVFISKGFTSSQVKSFLDEIYDRNNSFVLTIGDNIPNFCKNGGIINLTPNCLYTLNLYSANTAQLTIDVKLLNLASDIIPYDPD from the coding sequence ATGTTCATCACTTTATTTCAAGTAGATACTTATGCTCAATTTGACGAATATGAACGTAAGGCTGGAATGATTAATACTTTTGCCAAATTTGTAAATTGGCCCTCTCAAGCATTTAAAGAAGACAATAGCCTTGTATTAGGTATTCTTGGTGACGACCCTTTCGGTGATGTAATTGATAATATGTTCCGAAACAGGTATGTAAAAGGGAGAGTTTGGAAAATTAAGAGAGCACAAACAATTAAAGAATTAAAAGGTTCACATATTGTTTTTATATCAAAAGGGTTTACATCTTCTCAGGTAAAATCATTCTTAGATGAGATTTATGATAGGAATAATTCATTTGTTTTGACGATAGGTGATAATATTCCTAACTTCTGTAAAAATGGTGGTATTATTAATTTAACGCCGAATTGTTTATATACTTTAAACCTCTATTCAGCAAATACTGCACAACTTACAATTGATGTAAAGTTATTGAACCTAGCAAGTGATATAATTCCTTATGACCCAGATTAA
- a CDS encoding response regulator, protein MTQIKRILSQSLRYKLIAIIMFVSLIASSFSTILFCAYDFDQYKQKYIDDTKQLAKIIGDNNDASVELQQYIPAQRNLSELLADNTQITTGAIFDKEQRLFAFYSLKAISLAKKDSLLNLKSLTLDKDWQLSHANSIPTYSQNDTNFSLIENILQIYVSTFDENGRINTVYLEADLNTIWNRLTTYLIMFTIIVSSVLLFVAMLSVPLQSSISKPILDLEKTAHIISKKKDYSIRINDKREDEIGLLIDAFNEMLSKIELQNESLIHAKEVAESSAKAKQDFLANMSHEIRTPINGVMGMAELLNDTLLNDEQHHLLKVLRGSADHLLVVINDILDISKIESGKLEFEKKEIQVYDTLSSIIEVHKVETDKKGLNTLLDIAKDVPKYVIGDPVRLKQILINLYSNAVKFTFNGSIIIAVVKVENDQNKLTLRFSVKDSGIGIEKEKLGSIFDSFTQASNETTRKFGGTGLGLSISKQLVELQGGKLHLESTPKLGSTFYFEITFDEFIEKQKALTQVNKIKKSIPVKPSATSKSILLVEDNEVNQMLVLRLLKKWGYKSDVADNGLIALRKLKEHTYDLVLMDVHMPEMDGYTATKKIRTEFDEPLKSIPIIAMTASALKGEFERCKEAGMNDYISKPFKKDHLEEKVRSHTS, encoded by the coding sequence ATGACCCAGATTAAAAGAATATTATCTCAATCCTTAAGATATAAACTGATTGCAATAATCATGTTTGTAAGCCTTATTGCTTCCTCTTTTTCAACAATTCTATTTTGTGCTTATGATTTTGATCAATACAAACAAAAGTACATTGATGATACAAAGCAATTAGCGAAGATTATTGGAGATAATAACGATGCATCTGTAGAATTACAACAATACATCCCTGCCCAAAGAAACCTCTCTGAGTTATTAGCTGATAATACTCAAATTACAACAGGTGCTATTTTTGATAAGGAACAACGTCTTTTCGCCTTTTATAGCCTTAAAGCAATATCATTGGCTAAAAAGGATTCTTTATTAAACCTTAAAAGTCTCACCTTAGATAAAGATTGGCAATTATCTCACGCTAATTCAATCCCTACTTATTCACAGAACGACACCAATTTTTCATTAATAGAAAATATTTTACAAATTTATGTAAGTACTTTCGATGAGAATGGACGTATTAATACCGTCTATTTAGAAGCTGATTTAAATACTATTTGGAATCGGCTAACAACCTACCTAATCATGTTTACTATAATTGTTAGTAGCGTATTATTATTTGTTGCAATGTTATCTGTGCCCTTACAAAGTAGTATTTCTAAACCTATACTTGATTTAGAAAAAACAGCCCATATCATATCAAAAAAGAAAGATTATTCAATAAGAATTAATGATAAAAGAGAGGATGAAATTGGTCTACTAATAGATGCTTTCAATGAAATGTTATCTAAAATAGAACTCCAAAATGAATCTTTAATTCATGCAAAAGAAGTTGCTGAATCTTCAGCAAAAGCCAAGCAAGATTTCTTAGCAAACATGTCTCATGAGATTAGAACACCTATTAATGGTGTTATGGGTATGGCTGAGCTATTAAACGATACATTACTTAATGATGAGCAACATCATTTACTAAAAGTTTTAAGAGGGTCTGCAGACCATCTTTTAGTTGTAATAAACGATATACTTGATATTTCTAAAATTGAATCTGGTAAGTTAGAATTCGAGAAAAAAGAAATTCAAGTATACGATACGTTATCAAGTATAATCGAAGTACATAAAGTTGAAACTGATAAAAAAGGGTTAAATACTCTCTTAGATATCGCTAAAGATGTACCAAAATATGTAATTGGTGATCCTGTCCGTTTAAAACAAATACTTATAAATTTATACTCCAACGCAGTTAAATTTACGTTTAACGGTAGTATAATAATAGCCGTTGTAAAAGTAGAAAATGACCAAAATAAGCTTACACTTAGATTCTCGGTTAAAGACTCTGGAATTGGGATAGAAAAAGAAAAATTAGGTAGCATTTTTGACAGTTTTACACAAGCTAGTAACGAAACTACTAGAAAATTTGGAGGGACCGGACTTGGGTTAAGTATATCTAAACAACTTGTTGAATTACAAGGAGGGAAATTACACTTAGAAAGCACTCCAAAACTTGGAAGTACATTTTACTTTGAAATTACATTTGATGAGTTTATTGAAAAGCAGAAAGCTCTGACTCAAGTAAACAAAATCAAAAAATCAATCCCAGTTAAACCAAGTGCTACAAGTAAAAGTATATTATTAGTAGAAGATAATGAAGTAAATCAGATGTTGGTACTTCGACTTCTAAAGAAATGGGGTTATAAATCTGATGTTGCTGATAATGGACTTATTGCTTTAAGAAAATTAAAAGAACATACATATGATCTTGTTTTAATGGATGTACATATGCCAGAAATGGATGGTTATACGGCAACTAAAAAAATACGTACTGAATTTGATGAACCCCTTAAATCAATACCTATAATAGCAATGACAGCCTCTGCTTTAAAAGGTGAATTTGAAAGATGTAAAGAAGCAGGAATGAATGATTATATTTCAAAACCTTTCAAAAAAGATCACCTAGAAGAGAAAGTTAGATCTCATACAAGTTGA
- the aroQ gene encoding type II 3-dehydroquinate dehydratase, whose product MKLLILNGPNLNLLGKREPTIYGNKSFEDYFEQLTTKYPNVDMIYKQSNHEGTLVDIIHEYGFEYDGIVLNAGAYTHTSVAIADAIAGVETGVIEVHISNVHAREVFRHKSYMAKNCVGTIAGLGLKGYELAVQFFLEQ is encoded by the coding sequence ATGAAGCTATTAATTTTGAACGGACCTAATTTAAATCTTTTGGGTAAACGTGAGCCAACAATTTATGGTAATAAAAGCTTTGAGGATTATTTTGAACAATTAACTACAAAATACCCAAATGTTGATATGATCTACAAACAAAGTAATCATGAAGGGACATTAGTAGATATTATTCATGAATATGGCTTTGAATATGACGGAATTGTCTTAAATGCAGGAGCTTATACACATACATCTGTGGCTATAGCAGATGCTATTGCTGGGGTAGAGACTGGTGTAATAGAAGTACATATTAGTAATGTTCATGCTAGAGAAGTATTTAGACATAAGAGTTATATGGCTAAAAATTGTGTAGGAACAATTGCTGGATTAGGGTTGAAAGGCTATGAATTAGCAGTTCAATTTTTTTTAGAACAATAA